A single Bufo bufo chromosome 6, aBufBuf1.1, whole genome shotgun sequence DNA region contains:
- the MAP3K14 gene encoding mitogen-activated protein kinase kinase kinase 14, which produces MAIDCHDGQTTVSSKTPVHSLKLIKPLESVDKKAVEAGIPKALLQNKDGHWAKLLLKGTATETKDSSALGISIIAQPECENNQEICPTSQEGPLYITDSKQYSLTECNEHIPNNVVNATEGKLAQPPRFPKSKKKRRKRSVKNNNATTAIRSQTTPEQETRTPIPVQDEESQSKQWHTSSIKPTNENIQYPPPNSQPYAYDNLKVLHKLISPCQCIYHVGAGKLQPPSNLLLDQSSKIITALGTDDYEKFNLQRGSFKFSNSFTDSKTQSVEEGVLFALKDSVSFGEPYNLCTLAKSWKKDDYDHEQLVNEGILLNKGLKTQDYEYKTNIHWTKSEEVLGSGAFGDVFLGKDKETGFKFAAKTINVDRFRSEELTCCLAVNSEKIIPVYGAVREGSWITVFIKHMEGGSLGQLIKRSGFLAEDWALYYTGQVLQGLKHLHAANIVHGDIKADNVLLSDHGKTAYLCDFGHAAHLPSGGCKIRLLTGDYVPGTETHMAPEIVRGEPCDTKLDVWSACCMFLHMLNGWHPWSRTHKAPLCLKIATEPPPLQEIPPNCQHLTQNLIVDGLRKDPSNRADAVDLIHKVDIALQKIGGLKSPYNSEYREPRIFPPIYTDVPVVPGSQLKAYHEEAVAVQSRGMQQITEDASLTSQKSVGQARRSCEVEIERLERDLYMDNLSQPYFLEEHEQMFLSEQSLEPLHSRKDSITTLDTKSSGIHSWDSQMEPWSLQSDSFFSGGNTATPSWFNGVKVHLQSFSGEILYIWESGRTKLGDLAVGISSQIPIESFTIVNSKGTPIPHNTDISDCGTELQVSLALDRERWLWRVKKGKIEEGKTGEVYTGGGTDAPTFVDPRVLSLT; this is translated from the exons GTGAGAATAATCAAGAAATTTGCCCAACTTCCCAGGAAGGTCCTCTGTACATCACAGACTCCAAGCAGTACAG TTTAACCGAATGCAATGAGCATATTCCAAATAATGTGGTAAATGCAACAGAAGGCAAATTGGCACAGCCACCACGATTTCCAAAGAGCAAGAAAAAGAGGCGGAAAAGAAGTGTTAAGAATAACAATGCCACCACAGCTATAAGAAGCCAGACCACCCCAGAGCAGGAGACACGCACACCGATACCTGTACAG GATGAAGAATCTCAGTCAAAACAATGGCATACAAGTAGCATCAAACCAACTAATGAAAACATTCAGTACCCGCCTCCAAACTCACAACCCTATGCTTATGACAACCTAAAAGTGCTCCACAAGCTTATCAGTCCATGTCAATGCATCTACCATGTGGGTGCTGGAAAGCTTCAGCCTCCATCAAATCTATTACTTGATCAATCATCTAAAATTATTACTGCTTTGGGGACTGATGATTATGAAAAATTTAACCTACAGAGGGGTTCCTTCAAGTTCTCCAACTCCTTTACAGACTCAAAAACCCAATCTGTGGAAGAGGGGGTATTGTTTGCTCTTAAGGATAGTGTAAGCTTTGGAGAACCCTACAACTTGTGCACATTAGCCAAATCCTGGAAGAAAGATGATTATGATCATGAACAGTTGGTCAACGAAGGGATCCTACTGAACAAG GGTCTCAAGACGCAAGATTATGAATACAAAACAAATATCCATTGGACAAAAAGTGAAGAGGTGCTGGGCAGTGGAGCATTTGGAGATGTGTTCTTAGGAAAGGACAAAGAAACTGGTTTTAAatttgcagctaaaaca ATTAATGTCGACAGATTTCGATCTGAGGAGCTGACCTGCTGCCTAGCTGTCAATTCTGAAAAAATAATCCCAGTGTACGGGGCTGTCCGAGAAGGATCCTGGATCACTGTGTTTATAAAGCACATGGAGG GTGGATCTCTGGGCCAGCTAATCAAAAGAAGTGGCTTCTTAGCAGAGGACTGGGCCCTATATTACACAGGGCAAGTACTGCAAGGGCTAAAACACCTTCACGCTGCCAATATAGTGCATGGAGACATAAAAG ctgacAATGTACTTCTGTCAGATCATGGCAAAACTGCATACTTGTGTGATTTCGGGCATGCAGCACATCTCCCTTCTGGTGGTTGTAAGATACGGCTACTGACAG GTGACTATGTCCCAGGTACTGAAACACACATGGCCCCCGAAATCGTGCGTGGGGAGCCTTGTGACACAAAATTAGATGTGTGGAGTGCATGTTGCATGTTTCTTCACATGCTAAATGGCTGGCATCCGTGGAGCCGCACACACAAAGCACCCTTATGTCTGAAG ATTGCAACAGAACCACCACCTTTGCAAGAAATCCCCCCTAACTGTCAACATCTAACCCAAAATCTTATAGTAGATGGACTACGGAAGGATCCTAGTAACAGAGCAGATGCAGTGGATCTCATTCACAAAGTAGACATTGCACTTCAAAAAA TTGGAGGTCTGAAATCACCATATAATTCAGAATACAGAGAACCTCGAATATTCCCCCCTATATACACAGATGTCCCAGTTGTCCCAGGTTCTCAGCTAAAGGCTTATCATGAAGAAGCCGTGGCTGTTCAGAGCCGTGGTATGCAGCAGATAACAGAAGATGCTTCTTTGACGAGTCAGAAAAGTGTTGGACAAGCGAGGAGATCATGTGAAGTGGAGATTGAACGTCTAGAACGAG ATCTTTACATGGACAACCTATCTCAACCCTACTTTCTTGAGGAACATGAACAAATGTTTCTGAGTGAGCAAAGTTTGGAGCCTCTGCACAGCCGCAAG gattccattacaaCTTTGGACACTAAAAGTTCTGGGATTCATTCCTGGGACAGCCAGATGGAGCCCTGGAGCTTACAAAGTGATTCATTCTTCAGTGGAGGAAACACGGCTACACCCAGTTGGTTCAATG GGGTAAAAGTTCATCTTCAATCCTTCAGTGGGGAGATCCTGTATATCTGGGAGTCTGGCAGGACTAAACTAGGAGACCTGGCGGTTGGAATAAGCAGTCAG ATTCCTATAGAATCCTTCACCATAGTGAACTCAAAAGGAACCCCCATCCCTCATAACACAGACATCTCAGACTGTGGAACTGAGCTACAGGTCTCCCTAGCCCTTGATCGTGAAAGGTGGCTCTGGAGAGTGAAAAAAGGGAAAATAGAAGAAGGGAAAACAGGGGAGGTATACACAGGTGGAGGGACAGATGCCCCAACTTTTGTGGACCCCAGAGTGCTCTCTTTGACTTAG